One Arthrobacter sp. B3I4 genomic window, GAAGTAAATGGCCGGCGGTTGCCGCTTAGCCGATGACCCCGCACCTGCCTAGACTGAAAGCGTGAGCAAAGCGATGACCAGCATGGTCGAAACAAACACGGTCCGATCCACCTCAGATGACGCTTCCGCCGGCGCTGCGCGGTTGCACGACCCGTCGGTCCGGGGCTTCGCCTCGGACAACTACTCCGGCGTCCACCCGGAGGTGCTGGCGGCCCTGGCCGCAGCCAACGAAGGCCATCAGGTCTCCTACGGCGAGGACGACTACACCGCCCGCCTGCAGGAGCTGATGGAGGAACACTTCGGTGCGGGCATTGAATGCTTCCCGGTCTTCAACGGCACCGGCGCGAACGTCCTCTCACTCCAGTCCCTGCTCCCCCGCTGGGGCGCCGTCATTTGCGCCTCGACCGCCCACATCAACATGGATGAGAACGGCGCTCCGGAGCGGATCGGCGGGATCAAGCTGCTGCAGGTCCCGACGCCGGACGGCAAGCTCACTCCGGCCCTGATCGACCAGGAAGCGTGGGGCTGGGGCGATGAGCACCGGGCACAGCCGCTGGCCGTTTCGATCACGCAGACTACCGAGCTGGGGACCTGCTACACCCCCGAGGAGGTCCGCGCCATCGCCGAGCACGTCCACTCCAAGGGCATGAAACTGCACATGGACGGCGCGCGGCTGGCCAACGCCGCAGCACACCTGGACGTCCCGCTGCGCGCCTTCACCCGTGACGCGGGCGTGGACATCCTCTCTTTTGGCGGCACCAAAAACGGTCTGCTCTTCGGCGAAGTCGTGATCGCACTGAACCCGGAGGCAGCGCACGGCCTGGTCTACCTGCGCAAGATGAACATGCAGCTGGCCTCCAAGATGCGGTTTATGTCCGCACAGTTCATCGCCCTGCTCGAAGGCGACCTGTGGCTGCGGTCGGCCGCGCACGCCAATGCGATGGCGGCCCGGCTGCGCGCCGGCGTCGAATCCATTCCGGGCGTGGAACTGAGCCAGAAGACCGAGTCCAACGGCGTGTTCGCCGTCCTGCCGGCCGGCTCCGCGGACCGGCTGCGGCAGTCCTTCCGCTTCTATGACTGGAACGAAGCGGCCCGGGAGGTCCGCTGGATGTGCTCCTTCGACACCACCGAGGAAGATGTTGATTCGTTCATCGCCGCTATCAAGCGCGAACTGGCGGAGAACTAAGCCGGTCCCCGCCGGGCGGCGAGCCTGCCCGGCCGGGACCGCCCCTGTGCATACCCTGTCCCTGTGAACCCCCTCGACCAGGTCCCGGCGGATTTTCTCTTCGCCCTGGGAACCCTTCGAAAAGCACGGTGCCGCAGCGAGCTGCGCCTCAACGAGATCCCGGCCCCGGGCAGGCTCGCGCCCTATGCCGTGGCACTCGGCGCGGAAGTCATGGTCCCCGACGGGGCCGCCCCCGGTGCGTTGCACGGCCCGGCAGCCGCCGCGTTCGCGCCGGCGTCCGGCGGTGACGACGTCGAACTCGCCAGCGGCCGGTTCATTCTGCTGCACGATCCCGACGGTTCGGCGGTGTGGGACGGCGAATTCCGGGTGGTGACCTACATCCGCGCCCAGCTTGAGCCCGACATGGGCAACGACGAAATGCTGGGCTCGGTGGCCTGGACCTGGCTCGTGGAGGCGCTGGAAAACCACCGGGCGCCCTACCGTTCGGCCGGGGGCACGGCCACCCGGGTGCTCTCCGAAAGCTTCGGCACGCTCGCCGGCCGGCCCGGAACCATCGACATTGAACTGCGTGCCTCGTGGACACCGGCTGGCAGGGACATCACGGCCCACCTGGAGGCCTGGTCGGATATGGTGTGCACCTTTGCCGGCCTGCCGCCGCTTCCCGACGGCGTCTCCGCACTGCCGCGCCGGCGTCCCGGGCAGGCGTGAGCGGACCCCGCAGAGCGCCGCTTCGGCCGGTAACAGCGGCGTTGTCGGTAAACTGAACTCATCATGACCCCTCATAATCCGGAAATCAGCACCGCGGGCACCCCCACCGCGACCAGCAGCACAGAGGCCGGCGCCGCCGCCCACATCACGGTGGAAGGCTTTGACAGCCTGGTGCCCGAGGTCATCGACCTCGACGCCCCGCGGGACGGCGTGCCGCTCGTCATAGAGACCCACGCCGGACTCGAGCGATGTGCCGCAGCCCTGGCGGCCGGCCACGGCCCCGCAGGCGTCGACGCGGAACGCGCTTCCGGCTTCCGCTACGGCCAGCGCGCCTTCCTCGTCCAGATCCGCCGCGAAGGCGCCGGCACCTGGCTGATCGACCCGGAGCCCTTCGGGGACCTGCGCATTATCAACGACGCGCTGCGCGGCGTCGAATGGATCCTGCACGCGGCCAGCCAGGACCTGCCCTGCCTGTCCGAGCTCGGCATGTGGCCGGACAAACTCTTCGACACCGAACTTGCCGCCCGGCTGGCAGGGCTGCCCCGGGTGGGCCTCGCCGCCGTCATCGAACAGCTTCTGGGCTTCGGCCTGGCGAAGGAGCACTCCGCCGCCGACTGGTCGACCCGGCCGCTGCCCGAGCCGTGGCTGCGCTACGCCGCGCTCGACGTCGAGGTCCTCACCGAACTGCGCGAGGAGCTGATCGAGCTGCTCACTGCCGACGGAAAACTCGAATACGCCGAACAGGAATTCGCGGCCATCCTTGAGGCCGGTCAGGCTCCCCCGCGCGTTGACCCTTGGCGCAAGACCTCCGGGTTGCACCAGATCCGTGACCGCCGCCAGCTCGCCGCAGTCCGCGAACTCTGGCTGGAGCGCGACTCGCTGGCGCAAAAGCGCGACGTCGCCCCGGGACGGCTGATTCCCGATTCCTCCCTGGTGGCCGCTGCCAAGGCCATGCCCGCCACCGTCCCGCAACTGCTCGGCACCAAGGGTTTCCATGGCCGTGCCGCGCAGCGGGAGGCGCCGCGCTGGCTGCGCTGCATCACCGCGGCCCGCAACCTCGAGGAACTGCCGCCGCTGCATCTTGCCACCAACGCTCCCCCGCCGCCGCGCGTCTGGGCCGACCGGGATCCCGAGGCCGCGGCCCGGCTCGCCACCGCCCGGCCGAAGCTCCAGGCGCTGGCCGAGCAGCTGAACCTGCCGGTCGAGAACCTGCTGACCCCTGATTATCTGCGCCGTGTGGCGTGGCGTCCCCCGGTGGAGGTTAGCGAAGAAGGCATCGCCGAGGAGCTCCAGAACCTTGGGGCCCGGCAGTGGCAGGTTAAGCTCACCGCGCCGCTGATCGCTGAGGCGTTCCTCAATCCGCAGCCCCTGCCGCCCAAGGAAGCCAAGGCGCCCACGACCGCGGGGCCCGGAACGGCAGCCCCGTCCGGCACGCCCGAAGCTCCGGCCGCCGCCGCTTCCTGAGCCTCACCGCCTCCTTGCCAGCCATGTTACCGGCGAGTAACATGGCTAGGGATGCCGCCAGGATCGCGCGCCGTCCCATTCCAGCCGTTACCGGCTGCGGGCCGCGGTCCGGCACCCCTGTCTCAATGAGGAGTAACACGTGAGCCAAGCCCGCCCAAGCGGAACATCCAGCCGCGGAAACGCACGCACAGTCCGCGACGTCGTTTTTGTTGACGGCGTCCGCACCCCGTTCGGCCGCGCCGGCGAGAAGGGGATCTACGCCGGAACCCGCGCCGATGACCTCGTGGTCAAGTGCATCCGTGAACTCCTGCGCCGCAATCCGTCCCTGCCGGCCGCCCGCGTCGATGAGGTGGCCATTGCCGCCACCACCCAGACCGGCGACCAGGGCCTGACTATCGGCCGCACCGCCGCCCTGCTGGCCGGGCTGCCGCGGACCGTCCCGGGTTTCGCGATTGACCGGATGTGCGCCGGTGCCATGACCGCCGTAACCACCACGGCCAGCGGCATCGGTTTCGGCGCGTACGACGTCGTGATCGCCGGCGGCGTCGAACACATGGGCAACCACCCGATGGGCGCAGGCGCGGACCCCAACCCGCGGTTCATGTCCGAACGGATCGTGGACCCGGCCGCCCTCAACATGGGCAACACCGCGGAGAACCTGCACGACCGCTTCCCCGCCATCACCAAGGACCGCACCGACGCCTACGCGGTCGCCTCCCAGGACAAGCTCGCCGCGGCCTACGCCAAAGACCAGATCCAGCCGGACCTGGTGCCGGTGGCCACGATGAAGCCGGGCCAGGGCTGGACCGTGAACACCGTGGACGAACCTCCCCGCCCGGGAACGTCCGTCGAGGACCTGGCCGCGCTCCGGACCCCGTTCCGCGCACATGGCCGCGTCACCGCCGGCAACGCCGCCGGCCTCAACGACGGCGCCACCGCGGCGCTGCTGGCCTCCGCCGACGCGGCCGAAGAACTCGGCCTGCCGGTCAAGATGCGACTGGTCAGCTACGCCTTCGCCGGCGTCGAACCGGAAGTGATGGGCATCGGCCCGGTCCCGGCCACCGAAAAGGCCCTCAAGAACGCCGGCCTCGGCATCGACGACATCGGCCTGTTCGAAATCAACGAAGCCTTCGCCGTGCAGGTCCTCAGCTTCCTGGACCACTTCGGCATCGCCGACGACGACCCCCGGGTCAACCGCTACGGCGGCGCGATCGCCGTTGGGCACCCGCTCGCCTCCTCGGGCGTCCGGCTGATGAACCAGCTGGCCCGCCAGTTCGAGGAAGACCCTGCCGTCCGCTTCGGCATGACCACCATGTGCATCGGCCTCGGCATGGGGGCCACCGTCATTTGGGAGAACCCGCACCACGCCGATTACGGCACCGATTACACCACCGAGACTGGAGCCGCAGCATGAGCGCCGCCGATTTCCGCAAACTTGCCGACCTGTTCCCAAACGAAACGGTGACGCACTCCTACGTCCAGGACATCCAGCTCCCCGCCGTGAACGGGAAAAGCCCGGGCACCTTCGCCTTGGTGACGCTGGACAACGGCCTGGACCACTCCAAGCCGACCACCTTGGGCCCGAACACCCTGATCGAGCTCGGCTCCGTGCTTGAGGGGCTGCGGGACCGCGCCGCCCGCGGCGAGATCGCCGGCGTCGGCGTCACCGGCAAACCGTACTTCCTGGTCGCCGGTGCCGATCTGTCCACGGTCAAGTCGGTCAGCGGCCGCGAGCAGGGGCTGTGGATGGCCCAGCTGGGCCACGACGTCTACGCGACCCTGGCCAACCTCGGCGTGCCCAGCTTCGCGTTCATCAACGGTCTGGCTCTGGGCGGCGGGCTGGAGATCGCGCTGCAGTCCACCTACCGCACCGTGTCCACCGGCGCCGGCGCACTGGCACTGCCGGAGGCCTTCATCGGGCTGGTTCCGGGCTGGGGCGGCGTCTACATCCTGCCCCGGCTGATCGGCCCCGAGAACGCCGTCAAGGTGATGATCGAGAACCCGCTGAGTAACAACCGCACGCTCACCGGCCCGCAGGCTTACGAACTTGGCGTCGCCGACGCACTCTTCGAGCCGGCGGACTTCGTCGAGCAGTCCGTTGCCTGGGCCGCCCGGGTGATCGCCGGGGACGTTGCTCCCGAACGTGCCAACGCCGTCGACCCGGCCGCGCCGGAGGTGGCAGAGCGCTGGGACGCTGCGGTTGCCGCAGGACGTGCCTTCGTGGAAGCCAAGACCTCCAACGCCTCCCCCGCGCCGGCCAAGGTGCTTGAGGTGCTCGAAGCCAACCGCACCATGACCCAGCAGCAGTCCGCGGAGCTCGAATGCGAAACCCTCGCCGACCTGATGCAAACCGACGAGTTCCGCTCCACGGTGTACGCCTTCCTGGACCTGGTCCAGCGCCGTTCCAAACGCCCCGCGGGCGCCCCGGACCGCAAGCTCGCCCGGCCGGTGACGAAGATCGGCGTCGTGGGCGCCGGCCTGATGGCCAGCCAGCTCGCGCTGCTCTTCGCCCGCCAGCTCAAGGTGCCGGTGGTGATGACGGACATCGACCAGGCACGCGTGGACAAGGGCGTGGACTACGTGCACGCCGAGGTGGACAAGCTGCTGGCAAAGAAGCGGATCAGCGCGGACGCCGCCAACCGGACCAAGGCCCTGGTCAGCGGTTCGGTCTCCAAGGAGGCCTTCGCCGACGCCGATCTCGTCATCGAGGCCGTCTTCGAAGAGCTCAACGTCAAGAAGCAGGTGTTCAAGGAGGTCGAGGCGATCGTCTCGCCCGAGTGCATCCTGGCCACCAACACGTCCTCACTTTCGGTCACCGCGATGGCGGAAGACCTGGAGCACCCCGAACGGCTGGTCGGCTTCCACTTCTTCAACCCGGTGGCCGTGATGCCGCTGCTGGAGATCGTCCGGGCGCCGAAGACCGACGACGCCGTGCTGGCCACCGCGTTCGAGCTCGCCAAGGGCCTCAAGAAATCCGCGGTGCTGGTCAAGGACGCCGCCGCGTTCGTCGTCAACCGGCTGCTGCTGCGGCTGATGGGCGAGGTGACCGCCGCCTTCGACGAGGGCACCCCGGCCGAGGTGGCGGACAACGCGCTGCGCCCGATGGGGCTGCCGATGACGCCCTTCACCCTCGGCGCCATGGTGGGACTGCCGGTCGCCCAGCACGTCCAGGAATCCCTGCACACCGCCTTCGGAGACCGCTTCACGGTCTCGAAGAACCTGCAGGCGCTGATCGACAACGGCATTAAGTCCGTCTGGGATCCGGCCTCGGTGAAGGCCGGCAAGCCCGTCATTCCCGCCGAAACCCTGGCCCTGATGTCCTTTGGCAACTCGCCCTCCACCGCCGAGGAAGTGTTGCGCCGGACGCAGGACGCCCTCGCGGAGGAGATCGGCCTGATGCTGGATGAGGGCGTCGTTGCCGGACCGGAGGACATCGACCTTTGCATGATCCTCGGCGCGGGCTGGCCGATGTTCCTCGGCGGCATCACCCCGTACCTGGACCGGGTGGGCGCCTCCGAGCGGGTCACCGGCAAGAAGTTCCTGGCACCGGGGGTTGCTTCGGCGCCGGCTGTTTAGGGCCCGCTGCCTAGCCGTAGCGAAGACGCAGCAGGCGCCGCCGTTCCCAGCGACGACGCGGGGACGGCGGCGCCTTTGTTCGTCCGGCGAGCCGGATACTATCCCCACGCAGGCGGCAGCGGTGACCGGTCGGTAATCGACGGGTCGGACGGAAGGCTGCTGTTGCGGAAGTGCAGGCGTGACGCGGGAAGCCAGACCAGGACGGCGGCGGCCGCACCGCCGAGCAGCGGAAGCCCCTGCGAGAGAACGGTGAGAAGGACCGCCCCCGGCAGCCCGCCCGGAGGCGTGCTGCCGGGGCTCATGGAGGAAACGCCGGCGAGTGTGGCGAGCACCATAAGCCCAAGGCCGGCCAGCGGGATCACCGTAACGATGTAGCGGCTGAACGGC contains:
- a CDS encoding low specificity L-threonine aldolase produces the protein MVETNTVRSTSDDASAGAARLHDPSVRGFASDNYSGVHPEVLAALAAANEGHQVSYGEDDYTARLQELMEEHFGAGIECFPVFNGTGANVLSLQSLLPRWGAVICASTAHINMDENGAPERIGGIKLLQVPTPDGKLTPALIDQEAWGWGDEHRAQPLAVSITQTTELGTCYTPEEVRAIAEHVHSKGMKLHMDGARLANAAAHLDVPLRAFTRDAGVDILSFGGTKNGLLFGEVVIALNPEAAHGLVYLRKMNMQLASKMRFMSAQFIALLEGDLWLRSAAHANAMAARLRAGVESIPGVELSQKTESNGVFAVLPAGSADRLRQSFRFYDWNEAAREVRWMCSFDTTEEDVDSFIAAIKRELAEN
- a CDS encoding DUF3000 domain-containing protein: MNPLDQVPADFLFALGTLRKARCRSELRLNEIPAPGRLAPYAVALGAEVMVPDGAAPGALHGPAAAAFAPASGGDDVELASGRFILLHDPDGSAVWDGEFRVVTYIRAQLEPDMGNDEMLGSVAWTWLVEALENHRAPYRSAGGTATRVLSESFGTLAGRPGTIDIELRASWTPAGRDITAHLEAWSDMVCTFAGLPPLPDGVSALPRRRPGQA
- a CDS encoding HRDC domain-containing protein; protein product: MTPHNPEISTAGTPTATSSTEAGAAAHITVEGFDSLVPEVIDLDAPRDGVPLVIETHAGLERCAAALAAGHGPAGVDAERASGFRYGQRAFLVQIRREGAGTWLIDPEPFGDLRIINDALRGVEWILHAASQDLPCLSELGMWPDKLFDTELAARLAGLPRVGLAAVIEQLLGFGLAKEHSAADWSTRPLPEPWLRYAALDVEVLTELREELIELLTADGKLEYAEQEFAAILEAGQAPPRVDPWRKTSGLHQIRDRRQLAAVRELWLERDSLAQKRDVAPGRLIPDSSLVAAAKAMPATVPQLLGTKGFHGRAAQREAPRWLRCITAARNLEELPPLHLATNAPPPPRVWADRDPEAAARLATARPKLQALAEQLNLPVENLLTPDYLRRVAWRPPVEVSEEGIAEELQNLGARQWQVKLTAPLIAEAFLNPQPLPPKEAKAPTTAGPGTAAPSGTPEAPAAAAS
- a CDS encoding acetyl-CoA C-acyltransferase, with the translated sequence MSQARPSGTSSRGNARTVRDVVFVDGVRTPFGRAGEKGIYAGTRADDLVVKCIRELLRRNPSLPAARVDEVAIAATTQTGDQGLTIGRTAALLAGLPRTVPGFAIDRMCAGAMTAVTTTASGIGFGAYDVVIAGGVEHMGNHPMGAGADPNPRFMSERIVDPAALNMGNTAENLHDRFPAITKDRTDAYAVASQDKLAAAYAKDQIQPDLVPVATMKPGQGWTVNTVDEPPRPGTSVEDLAALRTPFRAHGRVTAGNAAGLNDGATAALLASADAAEELGLPVKMRLVSYAFAGVEPEVMGIGPVPATEKALKNAGLGIDDIGLFEINEAFAVQVLSFLDHFGIADDDPRVNRYGGAIAVGHPLASSGVRLMNQLARQFEEDPAVRFGMTTMCIGLGMGATVIWENPHHADYGTDYTTETGAAA
- a CDS encoding 3-hydroxyacyl-CoA dehydrogenase NAD-binding domain-containing protein — its product is MSAADFRKLADLFPNETVTHSYVQDIQLPAVNGKSPGTFALVTLDNGLDHSKPTTLGPNTLIELGSVLEGLRDRAARGEIAGVGVTGKPYFLVAGADLSTVKSVSGREQGLWMAQLGHDVYATLANLGVPSFAFINGLALGGGLEIALQSTYRTVSTGAGALALPEAFIGLVPGWGGVYILPRLIGPENAVKVMIENPLSNNRTLTGPQAYELGVADALFEPADFVEQSVAWAARVIAGDVAPERANAVDPAAPEVAERWDAAVAAGRAFVEAKTSNASPAPAKVLEVLEANRTMTQQQSAELECETLADLMQTDEFRSTVYAFLDLVQRRSKRPAGAPDRKLARPVTKIGVVGAGLMASQLALLFARQLKVPVVMTDIDQARVDKGVDYVHAEVDKLLAKKRISADAANRTKALVSGSVSKEAFADADLVIEAVFEELNVKKQVFKEVEAIVSPECILATNTSSLSVTAMAEDLEHPERLVGFHFFNPVAVMPLLEIVRAPKTDDAVLATAFELAKGLKKSAVLVKDAAAFVVNRLLLRLMGEVTAAFDEGTPAEVADNALRPMGLPMTPFTLGAMVGLPVAQHVQESLHTAFGDRFTVSKNLQALIDNGIKSVWDPASVKAGKPVIPAETLALMSFGNSPSTAEEVLRRTQDALAEEIGLMLDEGVVAGPEDIDLCMILGAGWPMFLGGITPYLDRVGASERVTGKKFLAPGVASAPAV